From the genome of Vigna angularis cultivar LongXiaoDou No.4 chromosome 11, ASM1680809v1, whole genome shotgun sequence, one region includes:
- the LOC108332462 gene encoding 60S ribosomal protein L5 produces the protein MAFVKAQKSRAYFKRYQVKFKRRREGKTDYRARIRLINQDKNKYNTPKYRFVVRFTNKDIIAQITSATIAGDNVLAAAYSHELPRYGLEVGLTNYAAAYCTGLLLARRVLKKLEMDEEYEGNVEATGEDYSVEPADTRRPFRALLDVGLIKTTTGNRVFGALKGALDGGLDIPHSDKRFAGFDKDKKELDAEVHRKYVFGGHIAAYIKTLIEDEPEKYQSHFSAYIKQGIEPDGLEDLYKKVHAAIRADPTFKKSEKQAPKEHKRYNLKKLTYEERKAKLVARLQALNSAAGDDEDDDE, from the exons ATG GCCTTTGTTAAGGCTCAGAAATCAAGGGCTTACTTCAAGAGATATCAAGTGAAGTTCAAGAGAAGAAGAG AGGGAAAAACTGATTACCGTGCCAGGATTCGGTTGATTAACCAGGACAAGAACAAGTATAACACACCAAAATATCGCTTTGTGGTTCGATTT ACTAACAAGGACATCATTGCCCAAATAACATCTGCTACAATTGCTGGTGATAATGTTCTTGCTGCAGCATATTCACATGAGCTGCCACGCTACGGTCTCGAAGTAGGCCTTACAAACTATGCCGCAG CTTATTGTACTGGACTCTTGTTGGCCCGTCGAGTTCTTAAGAAGCTTGAAATGGATGAAGAGTATGAAGGAAATGTTGAG GCCACCGGAGAGGATTATTCAGTGGAACCAGCTGACACTAGGAGACCATTCCGTGCTCTACTTGATGTTGGTCTTATTAAGACCACAACAGGCAATCGTGTCTTTGGTGCCCTTAAG GGAGCTCTCGATGGGGGTTTGGATATCCCTCATAGTGATAAAAGGTTTGCTGGCTTTGATAAGGATAAGAAGGAGCTTGATGCTGAGGTTCATCGCAAATATGTCTTTGGTGGACATATTGCTGCTTATATAAAG ACATTGATTGAAGATGAGCCAGAGAAATACCAGTCACACTTTAGTGCCTATATCAAGCAGGGAATAGAGCCTGATGGTCTGGAAGATCTGTATAAGAAGGTTCATGCTGCCATCCGAGCTGACCCTACTTTCAAGAAATCCGAGAAACAGGCACCAAAGGAGCACAAGAG GTACAATCTGAAGAAACTCACTTATGAGGAGAGAAAGGCTAAATTGGTTGCACGCTTGCAGGCTCTCAACTCTGCTGctggtgatgatgaagatgatgatgagtgA